A window of the Helianthus annuus cultivar XRQ/B chromosome 4, HanXRQr2.0-SUNRISE, whole genome shotgun sequence genome harbors these coding sequences:
- the LOC110937360 gene encoding cullin-1: protein MTMSQMKPMELEEGWNFMQSGIQKLKKILEGHPEQFTSEEYMMLYTTIYNMCTQKPPHDYSQQLYDKYKEAFEEYIRSTVLPSLREKHDEFMLRELVKRWANHKVMVRWLSRFFHYLDRYFITRRSLPALNEVGLTCFRELVYEETKGKARDAVIALIDQEREGEQIDRALLKNVLGIFVEIGMGQMDCYVQDFETHMLTDTAAYYSRKASNWIVEDSCPDYMLKAEDCLKKEKERVLNYLHTSSEPKLLENVQNELLVIYSSQLLEKEHSGCRTLLQDDKVEDLTRMFRLFSKIPKGLDPVANMFKQHVTAEGMSLVQQAEDAASNKAENVGGPQEQVFVKKIIELHDKFMAYVTDCFSNHTLFHKALKEAFEVFCNKVVAGSSSAELLASYCDNILKKGGSEKLSDEAIEETLDKVVKLLAYISDKDLFAEFYRKKLSRRLLFDKSANDDHERLILSKLKQQCGGQFTSKMEGMVTDLALAKENHSQFNDYLSNNSSANPGIDLTVTVLTTGFWPSYKSSDLSLPEEMVKCVEVFKEFYQTKTKHRKLTWIYSLGTCNVNGKFDQKTIELILGTYQAAALLLFNGSDRLSFSEIKTQLNLADDDVVRLLQSLSCAKYKILIKEPPSRTVSETDYFQFNSKFTDRMRRIRIPLPPVDERKKVVEDVDKDRRYAIDAAIVRIMKSRKTLNHQQLVLECVEQLGRMFKPDFKAIKKRIEDLITREYLERDKENPNVYRYLA, encoded by the exons ATGACGATGTCTCAAATGAAGCCAATGGAATTAGAAGAAGGATGGAATTTCATGCAGAGTGGGATTCAGAAGCTGAAAAAAATATTGGAAGGGCATCCAGAACAATTTACCTCTGAAGAATACATGATGCTATACAC CACTATCTATAACATGTGCACTCAAAAGCCTCCCCATGATTATTCTCAACAGCTGTATGATAAATATAAGGAAGCATTTGAAGAATATATTAGATCAACG GTACTACCATCGTTGAGAGAGAAACACGACGAGTTTATGTTGCGTGAGCTTGTAAAGCGATGGGCGAACCATAAAGTAATGGTTAGGTGGCTTTCAAGGTTTTTTCATTATTTGGATCGTTACTTCATTACTAGGAGGTCTCTACCAGCTCTAAATGAAGTTGGTTTAACTTGTTTTCGGGAATTG GTTTATGAGGAGACTAAGGGTAAAGCCAGAGATGCTGTAATTGCTCTT attgatcaagaaCGAGAAGGAGAGCAGATTGATAGGGCATTATTAAAAAATGTTCTTGGTATATTTGTCGAGATTGGGATGGGACAAATGGATTGCTATGTCCAAGACTTCGAAACTCACATGCTTACCGATACTGCTGCTTATTATTCGAGGAAAGCATCAAACTGGATTGTTGAAGATTCTTGTCCTGATTACATGTTGAAG GCTGAGGATTGTTTAAAGAAGGAAAAAGAGAGGGTCTTGAACTATTTGCACACAAGCAGTGAACCAAAGCTCTTAGAG AATGTGCAAAATGAGTTGCTGGTTATATATAGCAGTCAATTGCTAGAAAAAGAGCATTCTGGATGTCGTACTTTGCTTCAAGATGACAAG GTGGAAGATCTAACAAGGATGTTTAGGCTCTTCTCCAAAATTCCTAAAGGATTGGACCCTGTTGCTAATATGTTTAAGCAG CATGTTACTGCTGAAGGAATGTCTTTAGTTCAACAGGCTGAAGATGCTGCGAGTAACAAG GCGGAGAACGTTGGTGGTCCACAAGAGCAG GTGTTTGTCAAAAAAATAATCGAATTGCATGACAAATTCATGGCATATGTTACCGATTGCTTCTCGAATCACACATTATTTCACAAG GCCCTTAAAGAGGCTTTTGAGGTTTTCTGCAATAAAGTTGTGGCTGGTTCCTCTAGTGCTGAGCTACTGGCTTCATATTGTGATAACATCCTTAAAAAAGGAGGTAGTGAGAAATTAAGTGATGAAGCTATAGAGGAAACTTTGGATAAG GTTGTTAAACTCCTTGCTTACATCAGCGACAAAGATCTTTTTGCCGAGTTTTATAG AAAAAAACTTTCCCGGCGTTTGCTTTTTGATAAAAGTGCAAATGATGATCATGAAAGGTTGATTCTTTCAAAACTAAAACAGCAATGTGGTGGGCAGTTCACATCGAAGATGGAGGGCATG GTGACAGATTTGGCTTTGGCCAAAGAGAATCATAGTCAGTTCAATGATTACCTTTCCAACAATTCTTCGGCCAATCCTGGGATTGATTTGACTGTTACTGTTTTAACCACCGGTTTTTGGCCGAGCTATAAATCATCTGATCTTAGCTTGCCTGAAGAGATG GTGAAATGTGTCGAAGTTTTTAAGGAGTTCTATCAGACAAAAACTAAACACAGAAAGCTCACATGGATATACTCTTTGGGAACATGCAATGTGAATGGTAAATTTGATCAGAAAACAATAGAGCTGATTTTGGGAACTTACCAG GCAGCTGCTCTTTTACTGTTTAATGGTTCAGATAGGCTAAGTTTTTCAGAAATCAAAACACAGTTAAATCTTGCTGATGATGATGTCGTTAGATTACTCCAATCACTATCTTGCGCCAAGTATAAGATTCTCATCAAGGAGCCACCTTCAAGAACTGTTTCTGAAACTGATTATTTTCAGTTCAATTCGAAGTTCACTGATAGGATGAGGAGGATTAGG ATTCCTTTGCCACCTGTGGATGAGAGGAAAAAGGTTGTTGAGGATGTTGACAAGGACAGGAGATATGCAATAGATGCCGCTATCGTGCGCATCATGAAGTCTAGAAAAACCCTCAATCATCAACAACTAGTGTTGGAGTGCGTAGAACAGCTAGGCCGCATGTTCAAG CCTGATTTCAAAGCAATCAAGAAGAGGATTGAAGACCTGATCACTAGAGAATACTTGGAAAGAGACAAGGAGAACCCTAACGTCTATCGGTATTTGGCATGA
- the LOC110937359 gene encoding uncharacterized protein LOC110937359 isoform X1 has protein sequence MISVGSRDGRKGLSLRYGGDMDLETELEEGEAWVQNNNNNDDDDDDDSKIDPDVALSYLDEKLQDVLGHFQKDFEGGVSAENLGAKFGGYGSFLPTYQRSPACQPSKTPPKVHVNNASPNDLHLEVGGRQNSVSISNTSQTTRHGSSLTTSAPPPAPPPPRGPAMNGKVKNDLHMSSARAADKLFTSNGQQSINDNFGNPCDQKSLKVRIKVGSDNLSTRKNAEIYSGLGLDVSPSSSLEASPVNSDDICHVSNDIPCEESPTSILEMMTSFPVLGGLLLSPLPYDLLYFTEKEKREDSSCGSVHKRNEQSTYTVNKSDSKTDRNEKKSKTEDSFASVEPLNGIDSVKKEESLDFKKGDAYKGEPLVIPNEGSLDPVIVDDDVRVEKPNKKNNNIVVEAKSDSDVSKSGKVFDTGLVKPPKQTLAQKATSHEKDSVKLAVTSSSGSKKKSKGRHSLENGLKNDNSSSKNKTNDYVSKSEDPKNNIGKVRETYKDFFGELDPELEDCDDVALEDKPDKPKEYRDAEKGTQESVIVSKERLNGNKYPKPSSLVYPAVGLMGLGPPTMGNGGPVSDTAAATVPAVVNEDWVCCDKCEKWRLLPLGVNPGSLPEKWLCSMLDWLPGMNRCSISQEETTKAMTTQFPGPAPTVHGFQPGGPHQPGPIPVEPLPLHPDQRHQPFGRQSSVKKNHGIKDVSNEPPKQERPSMSSNSTKKNLQTSNKTRSLNGANQSPVVNEIDFQDSGHSSSLIAEKHKLKHKEKKKKIRENFVDEGNNALQLKIRNKRETSQDYSRDSKKMKTEDNHWTPKDRASDHNEAVGKTINNTSVNDLPSRKDHPKYDDHSKDSKSTLKVSGINPKHPNGTFHERDLVTKRKSHELDDNTHIEETSENRQRKGKKVKISEEEKGRVLAATSSSSKVSSSHKMKTNNHEAKGSPVESVSSSPLRILNPDKLTTSKRNIGSVDNSQDPNYRSNTFKKELDVGESLDKGVPSLEVESLGAKLSIQGERRNDDQSHSNGSRARRNGKGSSSRSKEKNRSSKSDIEKINVKKSERMTENSDVEKSKEGRNRPVDIVDDKPSVNPSKFEKGSASNKESSGKPVSIQDVKQNNMPIERDSEKVSKRDALGKGKPHSLPPSGKSQSESTRPPQPVVSSQKANDGVEGSDALKSIKQKKKDENQNGNQSVSARHPTPNGHKGTPSPLRRESSSQAASAIKEAKALKHMADRLKNSGENHESNSLYFQAVLKFLYGSSLLESNYSESGKHGDMIQSMSMYGSTAKLCEYVAHEYEKLKEMAAAALAYKLAEVAYLKVVYSSHTGASKDRQELQTSLQIGPTGESPSSSASDIDNLNNPAAVDKNALARGVNDPQIGGNHVIAARIKPNFLRILNFAQDVNFAMEASRRSQIAFAACGSQPEHSHHKEVIKRALDFHFQDVEGLLQLVRVAMEVIST, from the exons ATGATTTCTGTTGGGAGCAGAGATGGTAGGAAGGGGTTAAGTTTGAGGTATGGTGGAGATATGGATTTAGAGACAGAACTTGAAGAAGGAGAGGCTTGGGTtcagaataataataataatgatgatgatgatgatgatgattcaaaAATTGACCCTGATGTTGCTCTCTCTTATCTT GATGAAAAACTTCAAGATGTATTGGGACATTTTCAGAAAGATTTTGAAGGTGGCGTTTCGGCCGAAAATTTGG GGGCAAAGTTTGGGGGATACGGTTCGTTTTTGCCTACTTATCAGCGTTCGCCTGCTTGCCAACCTTCAAAGACGCCACCAAAAGTTCATGTCAATAATGCATCCCCTAATGATCTGCATCTAGAGGTA GGTGGTCGTCAGAATTCTGTTTCCATATCAAACACATCTCAAACAACAAGACATGGATCGTCTTTGACCACCAGTGCGCCGccaccagcaccaccaccaccaaggGGTCCGGCAATGAACGGTAAAGTGAAGAACGATCTACACATGTCTTCTGCTAGGGCTGCTGACAAGTTGTTCACTTCTAACGGTCAGCAATCCATCAACGACAACTTTGGTAACCCTTGTGACCAAAAGTCACTAAAGGTCCGAATCAAAGTTGGGTCTGATAACTTGTCAACTAGAAAAAACGCTGAAATTTACAGTGGACTTGGGCTTGATGTATCTCCGTCATCTTCCTTAGAAGCCAGTCCCGTAAATAGTGATGATATATGCCATGTGTCTAATGACATCCCTTGTgaggaatcccccactagtattCTCGAG ATGATGACGTCATTTCCGGTTCTCGGAGGTTTACTATTATCCCCGCTTCCATATGATCTCTTGTACTTTACCGAAAAAGAAAAACGGGAAGATAGTAGTTGTGGGTCCGTACATAAACGAAACGAGCAAAGTACCTATACAGTCAATAAGTCTGATTCTAAAACAGATCGAAATGAGAAAAAGTCAAAAACCGAGGATAGTTTTGCTTCGGTGGAACCGTTAAACGGCATTGACAGTGTAAAAAAAGAAgaatctttggatttcaaaaaagGTGACGCTTATAAGGGTGAACCATTGGTTATACCTAATGAAGGATCGTTGGATCCGGTTATCGTCGATGATGATGTTCGGGTGGAGAAGCctaataaaaagaataataatatCGTTGTAGAGGCAAAATCGGATTCAGATGTTTCAAAAAGTGGTAAAGTTTTTGATACCGGACTAGTAAAGCCTCCAAAGCAGACGCTTGCTCAAAAAGCTACATCGCATGAAAAAGACAGCGTGAAATTGGCGGTAACATCATCTTCCGGAAGCAAAAAGAAATCAAAAGGAAGACACAGTTTAGAAAACGGTCTAAAGAACGATAATTCGTCATCGAAAAATAAAACTAATGATTACGTGTCGAAATCGGAAGACCCTAAAAACAATATTGGGAAGGTGAGAGAAACATATAAAGATTTCTTTGGTGAACTTGATCCCGAacttgaagattgtgatgacgtGGCATTGGAGGACAAACCGGACAAGCCTAAGGAATACAGAGATGCGGAAAAAGGTACTCAAGAAAGTGTCATTGTGTCCAAAGAGAGATTAAACGGAAACAAGTATCCAAAACCATCATCGTTAGTTTATCCAGCAGTAGGCCTGATGGGCCTGGGCCCACCTACAATGGGAAATGGTGGGCCTGTGTCTGATACGGCTGCTGCAACAGTACCTGCCGTAGTTAACGAAGATTGGGTTTGTTGTGACAAATGTGAGAAATGGAGGCTTCTTCCACTTGGTGTAAATCCCGGCAGCCTTCCTGAGAAGTGGCTCTGTAGCATGCTTGATTGGCT GCCCGGAATGAATCGGTGCAGTATCAGTCAAGAGGAGACAACAAAGGCTATGACTACCCAATTTCCCGGCCCTGCACCTACGGTTCATGGGTTTCAACCTGGTGGACCCCACCAGCCAGGACCGATACCGGTTGAGCCACTGCCACTGCACCCTGATCAAAGACACCAACCTTTTGGTCGACAATCTAGTGTAAAGAAAAATCATGGAATAAAAGATGTATCAAACGAACCGCCGAAGCAGGAGAGACCCTCGATGTCTTCTAATTCCACAAAAAAGAATCTACAAACGTCAAATAAAACTAGGAGCTTGAATGGTGCAAACCAGTCCCCTGTTGTAAATGAAATAGATTTTCAAGATTCGGGCCATTCTAGTAGCTTGATTGCAGAAAAACACAAATTGAAGCACaaagagaagaagaaaaaaatacGTGAAAATTTTGTGGATGAAG GAAATAACGCGCTTCAATTGAAGATTAGAAATAAAAGAGAGACTAGTCAAGATTATTCCAGAGATTCCAAAAAAATGAAAACAGAAGATAATCACTGGACCCCGAAAGATCGGGCTTCAGACCATAACGAAGCAGTCGGTAAGACAATTAACAACACCTCCGTTAATGATTTACCTTCAAGAAAAGACCACCCGAAATACGATGATCACTCAAAAGATTCAAAATCTACCTTAAAAGTTTCCGGTATAAATCCCAAACATCCAAATGGAACTTTTCACGAAAGAGATCTTGTAACGAAGAGGAAGTCTCATGAGCTTGATGATAATACGCATATAGAAGAAACGAGCGAAAACAGACAGagaaagggtaaaaaggtcaAAATATCCGAGGAAGAAAAAGGTAGAGTATTGGCGGCTACCTCAAGCTCTTCTAAGGTTTCGAGTTCTCATAAAATGAAAACCAACAACCATGAAGCAAAAGGGTCACCTGTGGAATCAGTTTCTTCATCTCCGTTAAGGATTTTAAACCCCGATAAACTTACGACTTCTAAAAGAAATATCGGAAGCGTTGATAATTCTCAAGATCCTAATTACCGATCAAATACATTCAAGAAGGAATTAGATGTAGGAGAGTCTTTAGATAAGGGTGTACCCTCTCTTGAAGTTGAATCCTTAGGGGCAAAACTGTCAATTCAAGGAGAAAGAAGGAATGATGATCAATCTCACTCCAACGGATCTCGGGCGAGGAGAAACGGGAAAGGATCGTCTTCAAGATCTAAAGAGAAAAACCGGAGTTCTAAATCTGATATTGAGAAGATTAATGTTAAAAAGTCCGAACGTATGACTGAAAACTCAGATGTAGAAAAGTCAAAGGAGGGACGAAATAGACCGGTAGATATAGTTGACGATAAACCATCCGTTAATCCGAGTAAATTTGAAAAAGGGTCTGCTTCAAATAAAGAATCTTCTGGAAAACCGGTCTCGATTCAAGATGTTAAGCAAAACAACATGCCAATTGAACGGGACAGTGAAAAAGTTTCAAAACGCGATGCTTTGGGAAAAGGAAAACCACACTCGTTACCGCCGTCTGGTAAAAGTCAAAGCGAGTCAACACGTCCTCCCCAACCTGTTGTAAGTTCTCAGAAGGCAAATGATGGTGTTGAAGGCAGTGATGCATTGAAATCGATAAAACAGAAAAAGAAAGATGAAAATCAGAACGGAAACCAGTCGGTGAGTGCAAGACATCCCACACCAAATGGACATAAGGGAACACCGAGTCCACTCAGACGGGAATCATCGAGTCAGGCTGCAAGCGCTATAAAAGAGGCGAAAGCTCTTAAACACATGGCTGATCGTCTTAAG AATTCCGGAGAAAATCATGAGAGTAATTCACTTTATTTTCAAGCAGTCCTAAAGTTTCTTTACGGGTCATCTTTGTTGGAATCTAATTATAGCGAGAGTGGCAAACATGGTGATATGATTCAATCAATGAGCATGTACGGTAGCACTGCAAAACTTTGCGA GTATGTTGCTCATGAATATGAGAAACTAAAAGAAATGGCAGCTGCCGCACTAGCCTACAAATTAGCTGAGGTGGCGTACTTAAAGGTGGTTTATTCTTCACATACAGGTGCCTCAAAAGATAGACAGGAATTGCAAACATCTCTTCAAATAGGTCCTACCG GTGAATCTCCGTCTTCATCTGCCTCTGATATCGATAACTTGAACAATCCAGCTGCtgttgacaaaaatgcccttgctAGGGGTGTTAATGATCCTCAAATTGGTGGAAATCATGTAATTGCTGCTCGGATTAAACCCAACTTTTTGCGGATTCTTAACTTT GCACAAGATGTCAACTTTgcaatggaagcttctagaaGATCCCAAATCGCTTTTGCAGCTTGTGGTTCACAACCAGAACATTCCCACCATAAAGAAGTAATCAAACGGGCTCTTGATTTCCATTTCCAAGACGTTGAAGGATTGTTACAACTCGTACGGGTCGCAATGGAAGTAATTAGTACGTGA
- the LOC110937359 gene encoding uncharacterized protein LOC110937359 isoform X2 → MISVGSRDGRKGLSLRYGGDMDLETELEEGEAWVQNNNNNDDDDDDDSKIDPDVALSYLDEKLQDVLGHFQKDFEGGVSAENLGAKFGGYGSFLPTYQRSPACQPSKTPPKVHVNNASPNDLHLEGGRQNSVSISNTSQTTRHGSSLTTSAPPPAPPPPRGPAMNGKVKNDLHMSSARAADKLFTSNGQQSINDNFGNPCDQKSLKVRIKVGSDNLSTRKNAEIYSGLGLDVSPSSSLEASPVNSDDICHVSNDIPCEESPTSILEMMTSFPVLGGLLLSPLPYDLLYFTEKEKREDSSCGSVHKRNEQSTYTVNKSDSKTDRNEKKSKTEDSFASVEPLNGIDSVKKEESLDFKKGDAYKGEPLVIPNEGSLDPVIVDDDVRVEKPNKKNNNIVVEAKSDSDVSKSGKVFDTGLVKPPKQTLAQKATSHEKDSVKLAVTSSSGSKKKSKGRHSLENGLKNDNSSSKNKTNDYVSKSEDPKNNIGKVRETYKDFFGELDPELEDCDDVALEDKPDKPKEYRDAEKGTQESVIVSKERLNGNKYPKPSSLVYPAVGLMGLGPPTMGNGGPVSDTAAATVPAVVNEDWVCCDKCEKWRLLPLGVNPGSLPEKWLCSMLDWLPGMNRCSISQEETTKAMTTQFPGPAPTVHGFQPGGPHQPGPIPVEPLPLHPDQRHQPFGRQSSVKKNHGIKDVSNEPPKQERPSMSSNSTKKNLQTSNKTRSLNGANQSPVVNEIDFQDSGHSSSLIAEKHKLKHKEKKKKIRENFVDEGNNALQLKIRNKRETSQDYSRDSKKMKTEDNHWTPKDRASDHNEAVGKTINNTSVNDLPSRKDHPKYDDHSKDSKSTLKVSGINPKHPNGTFHERDLVTKRKSHELDDNTHIEETSENRQRKGKKVKISEEEKGRVLAATSSSSKVSSSHKMKTNNHEAKGSPVESVSSSPLRILNPDKLTTSKRNIGSVDNSQDPNYRSNTFKKELDVGESLDKGVPSLEVESLGAKLSIQGERRNDDQSHSNGSRARRNGKGSSSRSKEKNRSSKSDIEKINVKKSERMTENSDVEKSKEGRNRPVDIVDDKPSVNPSKFEKGSASNKESSGKPVSIQDVKQNNMPIERDSEKVSKRDALGKGKPHSLPPSGKSQSESTRPPQPVVSSQKANDGVEGSDALKSIKQKKKDENQNGNQSVSARHPTPNGHKGTPSPLRRESSSQAASAIKEAKALKHMADRLKNSGENHESNSLYFQAVLKFLYGSSLLESNYSESGKHGDMIQSMSMYGSTAKLCEYVAHEYEKLKEMAAAALAYKLAEVAYLKVVYSSHTGASKDRQELQTSLQIGPTGESPSSSASDIDNLNNPAAVDKNALARGVNDPQIGGNHVIAARIKPNFLRILNFAQDVNFAMEASRRSQIAFAACGSQPEHSHHKEVIKRALDFHFQDVEGLLQLVRVAMEVIST, encoded by the exons ATGATTTCTGTTGGGAGCAGAGATGGTAGGAAGGGGTTAAGTTTGAGGTATGGTGGAGATATGGATTTAGAGACAGAACTTGAAGAAGGAGAGGCTTGGGTtcagaataataataataatgatgatgatgatgatgatgattcaaaAATTGACCCTGATGTTGCTCTCTCTTATCTT GATGAAAAACTTCAAGATGTATTGGGACATTTTCAGAAAGATTTTGAAGGTGGCGTTTCGGCCGAAAATTTGG GGGCAAAGTTTGGGGGATACGGTTCGTTTTTGCCTACTTATCAGCGTTCGCCTGCTTGCCAACCTTCAAAGACGCCACCAAAAGTTCATGTCAATAATGCATCCCCTAATGATCTGCATCTAGAG GGTGGTCGTCAGAATTCTGTTTCCATATCAAACACATCTCAAACAACAAGACATGGATCGTCTTTGACCACCAGTGCGCCGccaccagcaccaccaccaccaaggGGTCCGGCAATGAACGGTAAAGTGAAGAACGATCTACACATGTCTTCTGCTAGGGCTGCTGACAAGTTGTTCACTTCTAACGGTCAGCAATCCATCAACGACAACTTTGGTAACCCTTGTGACCAAAAGTCACTAAAGGTCCGAATCAAAGTTGGGTCTGATAACTTGTCAACTAGAAAAAACGCTGAAATTTACAGTGGACTTGGGCTTGATGTATCTCCGTCATCTTCCTTAGAAGCCAGTCCCGTAAATAGTGATGATATATGCCATGTGTCTAATGACATCCCTTGTgaggaatcccccactagtattCTCGAG ATGATGACGTCATTTCCGGTTCTCGGAGGTTTACTATTATCCCCGCTTCCATATGATCTCTTGTACTTTACCGAAAAAGAAAAACGGGAAGATAGTAGTTGTGGGTCCGTACATAAACGAAACGAGCAAAGTACCTATACAGTCAATAAGTCTGATTCTAAAACAGATCGAAATGAGAAAAAGTCAAAAACCGAGGATAGTTTTGCTTCGGTGGAACCGTTAAACGGCATTGACAGTGTAAAAAAAGAAgaatctttggatttcaaaaaagGTGACGCTTATAAGGGTGAACCATTGGTTATACCTAATGAAGGATCGTTGGATCCGGTTATCGTCGATGATGATGTTCGGGTGGAGAAGCctaataaaaagaataataatatCGTTGTAGAGGCAAAATCGGATTCAGATGTTTCAAAAAGTGGTAAAGTTTTTGATACCGGACTAGTAAAGCCTCCAAAGCAGACGCTTGCTCAAAAAGCTACATCGCATGAAAAAGACAGCGTGAAATTGGCGGTAACATCATCTTCCGGAAGCAAAAAGAAATCAAAAGGAAGACACAGTTTAGAAAACGGTCTAAAGAACGATAATTCGTCATCGAAAAATAAAACTAATGATTACGTGTCGAAATCGGAAGACCCTAAAAACAATATTGGGAAGGTGAGAGAAACATATAAAGATTTCTTTGGTGAACTTGATCCCGAacttgaagattgtgatgacgtGGCATTGGAGGACAAACCGGACAAGCCTAAGGAATACAGAGATGCGGAAAAAGGTACTCAAGAAAGTGTCATTGTGTCCAAAGAGAGATTAAACGGAAACAAGTATCCAAAACCATCATCGTTAGTTTATCCAGCAGTAGGCCTGATGGGCCTGGGCCCACCTACAATGGGAAATGGTGGGCCTGTGTCTGATACGGCTGCTGCAACAGTACCTGCCGTAGTTAACGAAGATTGGGTTTGTTGTGACAAATGTGAGAAATGGAGGCTTCTTCCACTTGGTGTAAATCCCGGCAGCCTTCCTGAGAAGTGGCTCTGTAGCATGCTTGATTGGCT GCCCGGAATGAATCGGTGCAGTATCAGTCAAGAGGAGACAACAAAGGCTATGACTACCCAATTTCCCGGCCCTGCACCTACGGTTCATGGGTTTCAACCTGGTGGACCCCACCAGCCAGGACCGATACCGGTTGAGCCACTGCCACTGCACCCTGATCAAAGACACCAACCTTTTGGTCGACAATCTAGTGTAAAGAAAAATCATGGAATAAAAGATGTATCAAACGAACCGCCGAAGCAGGAGAGACCCTCGATGTCTTCTAATTCCACAAAAAAGAATCTACAAACGTCAAATAAAACTAGGAGCTTGAATGGTGCAAACCAGTCCCCTGTTGTAAATGAAATAGATTTTCAAGATTCGGGCCATTCTAGTAGCTTGATTGCAGAAAAACACAAATTGAAGCACaaagagaagaagaaaaaaatacGTGAAAATTTTGTGGATGAAG GAAATAACGCGCTTCAATTGAAGATTAGAAATAAAAGAGAGACTAGTCAAGATTATTCCAGAGATTCCAAAAAAATGAAAACAGAAGATAATCACTGGACCCCGAAAGATCGGGCTTCAGACCATAACGAAGCAGTCGGTAAGACAATTAACAACACCTCCGTTAATGATTTACCTTCAAGAAAAGACCACCCGAAATACGATGATCACTCAAAAGATTCAAAATCTACCTTAAAAGTTTCCGGTATAAATCCCAAACATCCAAATGGAACTTTTCACGAAAGAGATCTTGTAACGAAGAGGAAGTCTCATGAGCTTGATGATAATACGCATATAGAAGAAACGAGCGAAAACAGACAGagaaagggtaaaaaggtcaAAATATCCGAGGAAGAAAAAGGTAGAGTATTGGCGGCTACCTCAAGCTCTTCTAAGGTTTCGAGTTCTCATAAAATGAAAACCAACAACCATGAAGCAAAAGGGTCACCTGTGGAATCAGTTTCTTCATCTCCGTTAAGGATTTTAAACCCCGATAAACTTACGACTTCTAAAAGAAATATCGGAAGCGTTGATAATTCTCAAGATCCTAATTACCGATCAAATACATTCAAGAAGGAATTAGATGTAGGAGAGTCTTTAGATAAGGGTGTACCCTCTCTTGAAGTTGAATCCTTAGGGGCAAAACTGTCAATTCAAGGAGAAAGAAGGAATGATGATCAATCTCACTCCAACGGATCTCGGGCGAGGAGAAACGGGAAAGGATCGTCTTCAAGATCTAAAGAGAAAAACCGGAGTTCTAAATCTGATATTGAGAAGATTAATGTTAAAAAGTCCGAACGTATGACTGAAAACTCAGATGTAGAAAAGTCAAAGGAGGGACGAAATAGACCGGTAGATATAGTTGACGATAAACCATCCGTTAATCCGAGTAAATTTGAAAAAGGGTCTGCTTCAAATAAAGAATCTTCTGGAAAACCGGTCTCGATTCAAGATGTTAAGCAAAACAACATGCCAATTGAACGGGACAGTGAAAAAGTTTCAAAACGCGATGCTTTGGGAAAAGGAAAACCACACTCGTTACCGCCGTCTGGTAAAAGTCAAAGCGAGTCAACACGTCCTCCCCAACCTGTTGTAAGTTCTCAGAAGGCAAATGATGGTGTTGAAGGCAGTGATGCATTGAAATCGATAAAACAGAAAAAGAAAGATGAAAATCAGAACGGAAACCAGTCGGTGAGTGCAAGACATCCCACACCAAATGGACATAAGGGAACACCGAGTCCACTCAGACGGGAATCATCGAGTCAGGCTGCAAGCGCTATAAAAGAGGCGAAAGCTCTTAAACACATGGCTGATCGTCTTAAG AATTCCGGAGAAAATCATGAGAGTAATTCACTTTATTTTCAAGCAGTCCTAAAGTTTCTTTACGGGTCATCTTTGTTGGAATCTAATTATAGCGAGAGTGGCAAACATGGTGATATGATTCAATCAATGAGCATGTACGGTAGCACTGCAAAACTTTGCGA GTATGTTGCTCATGAATATGAGAAACTAAAAGAAATGGCAGCTGCCGCACTAGCCTACAAATTAGCTGAGGTGGCGTACTTAAAGGTGGTTTATTCTTCACATACAGGTGCCTCAAAAGATAGACAGGAATTGCAAACATCTCTTCAAATAGGTCCTACCG GTGAATCTCCGTCTTCATCTGCCTCTGATATCGATAACTTGAACAATCCAGCTGCtgttgacaaaaatgcccttgctAGGGGTGTTAATGATCCTCAAATTGGTGGAAATCATGTAATTGCTGCTCGGATTAAACCCAACTTTTTGCGGATTCTTAACTTT GCACAAGATGTCAACTTTgcaatggaagcttctagaaGATCCCAAATCGCTTTTGCAGCTTGTGGTTCACAACCAGAACATTCCCACCATAAAGAAGTAATCAAACGGGCTCTTGATTTCCATTTCCAAGACGTTGAAGGATTGTTACAACTCGTACGGGTCGCAATGGAAGTAATTAGTACGTGA